A region from the Candidatus Hydrogenedentota bacterium genome encodes:
- a CDS encoding flagellar basal body-associated FliL family protein, with the protein MKREARSGHRAHNSGLALWLVIAIIAMLSAVIALTLFLFVIRPMVSDGGESQTQTGPGTNFVEFKDLQVTGLPDDPDGTSPILILSITLACKNPETVQVIEANRPHFEGMLVDLYSSRTHRQLSDPLEKDLVREEALRQANALLKECAPAMDLAVTKVLHRKYTLVEQ; encoded by the coding sequence ATGAAACGAGAGGCACGGTCGGGACACCGGGCGCATAATTCGGGGCTCGCGCTCTGGCTCGTCATCGCTATCATCGCTATGCTCTCCGCCGTCATTGCCTTGACGCTGTTCTTGTTCGTTATCCGGCCCATGGTAAGCGACGGCGGTGAAAGCCAGACACAGACGGGGCCCGGCACCAATTTCGTCGAGTTCAAGGACCTGCAGGTGACGGGGTTGCCTGATGACCCGGACGGCACCTCGCCGATCCTCATCCTTTCCATTACGTTGGCGTGCAAGAATCCGGAGACCGTTCAGGTGATCGAGGCCAACCGGCCCCATTTCGAGGGAATGCTCGTGGACCTCTATTCTTCCAGGACGCATCGCCAGCTAAGCGACCCGCTGGAGAAGGACTTGGTGCGCGAAGAGGCTTTGCGCCAGGCCAATGCCTTGTTGAAGGAATGCGCACCCGCGATGGACTTGGCCGTTACGAAGGTGTTGCACCGGAAATACACGCTGGTCGAGCAATGA
- a CDS encoding OmpA family protein, translated as RLQITGRAEMVQIDYDATGGIRLTLPDSVLFDPASADLKPAAAPILQEIAALLADLPAAFIEVRGHTDNSPLITSVRYRDNHDLSYWRADAVARRLAAQGGVPLNQLEVVACGDGQPVAPNDTPAGQAANRRVDVFIRGIVERERVRTIKERFETQGGVTEQPEPGGVDFSTLERR; from the coding sequence CGCCTGCAGATTACGGGCCGCGCGGAGATGGTGCAGATCGACTACGACGCCACCGGCGGCATCCGGCTCACTCTGCCCGACTCGGTCCTGTTCGACCCGGCCAGCGCCGACCTGAAGCCCGCCGCGGCGCCAATCCTCCAGGAAATAGCGGCGCTGCTGGCAGACCTTCCCGCCGCGTTTATCGAGGTCCGTGGTCATACGGACAACAGCCCCTTGATAACCAGCGTGCGCTATCGGGATAATCATGACCTGAGCTACTGGCGCGCCGATGCGGTGGCGCGGCGCTTGGCCGCACAAGGCGGCGTTCCCCTGAATCAGTTGGAGGTTGTCGCCTGCGGCGACGGGCAGCCGGTCGCTCCGAACGACACCCCGGCGGGCCAGGCCGCGAACCGGCGGGTCGATGTCTTTATTCGCGGTATCGTGGAGCGGGAGCGCGTCAGGACCATCAAGGAGCGGTTCGAGACGCAAGGCGGCGTAACGGAACAGCCCGAGCCGGGTGGTGTGGATTTTTCGACTCTGGAACGGAGGTGA
- a CDS encoding flagellar motor protein MotB, with product MAGKEKKRGPEEPTVPGWVVTYGDMMSLLLTFFVLLVSFSTISEEDFKDAMTSLQGALGVLPANKFVINPVPRVSRRADEEAEKLARELRRRLQITGRAEMVQIDYDATGGIRLTLPDSVLFDPASADLKPAA from the coding sequence ATGGCCGGAAAAGAAAAGAAGAGAGGGCCCGAAGAGCCCACTGTGCCGGGCTGGGTAGTCACCTACGGCGACATGATGAGCCTCCTGCTTACCTTCTTTGTGCTGCTTGTTTCTTTTTCGACCATCAGCGAGGAGGACTTCAAGGACGCGATGACCTCCCTTCAAGGCGCCCTCGGCGTGCTGCCCGCTAACAAGTTCGTTATCAATCCGGTGCCCCGCGTCTCCAGGCGCGCGGACGAAGAGGCGGAAAAACTGGCCCGCGAACTGCGCCGCCGCCTGCAGATTACGGGCCGCGCGGAGATGGTGCAGATCGACTACGACGCCACCGGCGGCATCCGGCTCACTCTGCCCGACTCGGTCCTGTTCGACCCGGCCAGCGCCGACCTGAAGCCCGCCGCGG
- a CDS encoding MotA/TolQ/ExbB proton channel family protein — MDIATIIGLLAGIALVVITILLGGAVAIFWNVPSFVLVVGGTLAATLINFPLSDVLSVFNTLKNAFIHRVTPPEKLIEKMVHFATVARREGILALESHAAQAEDEFLQRSIQLAIDGTAPELIKDILTTEIAFMEDRHGMGQSILITMGTFAPAFGMIGTLIGLIQMLVALDDPSLIGQGMAVALITTLYGALLANVIFLPAAGKLKVRTALELLSKEITIEGILSIQSGDNPRVVEQKLKAFVSPSVRARIAPLQSAAGRK; from the coding sequence ATGGATATAGCAACGATTATCGGCTTGCTGGCCGGTATAGCACTGGTCGTCATCACGATCCTGCTCGGGGGCGCCGTCGCTATTTTCTGGAACGTGCCCTCTTTCGTGCTCGTAGTGGGGGGCACCCTTGCCGCAACACTGATCAATTTCCCCTTGAGCGACGTACTGAGCGTGTTCAACACGCTCAAGAACGCCTTCATCCACAGGGTTACCCCCCCGGAGAAGCTCATTGAGAAAATGGTTCATTTCGCGACGGTCGCGCGGCGTGAAGGCATTCTCGCGCTCGAGAGCCATGCCGCGCAGGCCGAGGACGAATTCCTGCAGCGCAGTATCCAACTGGCCATTGACGGGACGGCCCCGGAACTGATCAAGGACATTCTGACGACGGAAATCGCCTTTATGGAAGACCGCCATGGCATGGGACAGTCCATCCTGATCACCATGGGCACCTTTGCGCCGGCGTTCGGCATGATCGGCACGCTCATCGGTCTCATCCAAATGCTGGTTGCCCTTGACGACCCGTCGCTTATCGGTCAAGGCATGGCGGTTGCGCTTATCACCACGTTGTACGGTGCCTTGCTGGCCAACGTCATCTTCTTGCCCGCGGCCGGCAAGCTCAAAGTGCGCACTGCGCTCGAACTGCTGAGCAAGGAAATCACCATTGAGGGCATTCTCTCGATTCAATCGGGAGACAACCCCCGCGTGGTCGAGCAGAAGCTGAAGGCGTTTGTGTCGCCGAGCGTACGGGCGCGCATCGCGCCGCTGCAATCGGCGGCTGGTCGCAAATAG
- a CDS encoding flagellar hook protein FlgE translates to MGTAIYTGVNGLLVQQRRLDVVASNIANVNTIGYRGARVLFQDLFSQTLMGGSAPVGNFGGTNPQQVGLGVMIASIDVNFEQGSLITTGVSSDLAIQGTGFFVLSDGSANRYTRDGSFRINANGLLIEPATGLRVQGYMANEQGAIDTNGTPTDIVIPIGGTGIVRPTENATLIGNLNADVAAGTTVTRSIKVYDSLGTEREVSLVFTKTANTNEWTWEATFNGVTVSPVAAPTLVFDAEGALVDDPLTPEVETEGAISIPASAFPTDTALPETPFEFTIDFAAITQLSMGEDANSDVTLRNQDGFPRGVLQSFNIGANGTINGVFSNGLTKVIAQVALASFSNISGLERDGNNLFRETPASGNAQVGAPQAGGRGLVSGGVLENSNVDLGAEFSNLIITQRGFQANARTISAADTLLQETVNLGR, encoded by the coding sequence ATGGGAACAGCTATCTACACCGGCGTCAACGGCTTGCTCGTGCAGCAGCGCAGACTCGACGTCGTGGCATCGAACATCGCAAACGTCAACACTATCGGATACCGGGGCGCGCGCGTCCTGTTCCAGGACCTCTTTTCGCAGACCTTGATGGGCGGTTCCGCGCCGGTCGGCAATTTCGGCGGCACGAATCCGCAACAAGTCGGCCTCGGCGTGATGATCGCCAGCATTGACGTCAACTTCGAACAGGGCTCGCTGATTACGACGGGCGTCTCGTCCGACCTGGCAATCCAGGGAACGGGATTCTTCGTGCTGAGTGACGGGTCGGCCAACCGGTATACCCGGGACGGCTCGTTCCGGATCAATGCCAATGGCCTGCTCATCGAGCCGGCCACCGGGCTGCGCGTGCAGGGCTATATGGCCAATGAGCAAGGGGCGATCGACACGAACGGCACGCCAACGGACATCGTGATTCCCATCGGGGGCACAGGTATCGTCCGTCCCACGGAGAATGCGACCCTGATCGGCAACCTGAATGCGGACGTTGCTGCGGGGACAACGGTCACCCGTTCGATCAAGGTATACGATTCCCTGGGCACCGAACGGGAAGTCTCGCTGGTGTTCACGAAGACGGCCAACACGAACGAGTGGACGTGGGAGGCCACCTTTAACGGCGTGACCGTGTCGCCCGTGGCCGCGCCCACGCTTGTCTTCGACGCCGAAGGTGCGCTCGTGGATGATCCCCTCACCCCGGAGGTTGAAACCGAAGGCGCCATCAGCATTCCCGCCTCGGCGTTTCCAACCGATACGGCGCTGCCGGAAACGCCCTTCGAGTTCACCATCGATTTTGCGGCTATCACGCAACTCTCCATGGGCGAGGATGCAAACAGCGACGTCACGCTCCGCAACCAGGACGGATTCCCGCGCGGCGTGCTTCAGAGCTTCAATATCGGCGCCAACGGAACCATCAACGGCGTGTTCTCGAACGGCCTGACCAAAGTCATCGCGCAGGTTGCCCTCGCCTCGTTTTCGAACATCTCGGGTCTCGAACGAGACGGGAACAACCTGTTCCGCGAGACGCCCGCCTCGGGCAACGCGCAGGTCGGCGCGCCGCAGGCCGGCGGACGGGGACTTGTTTCCGGCGGGGTGCTCGAGAACTCCAATGTCGACCTTGGGGCCGAATTCAGCAACCTTATCATAACGCAGCGCGGATTCCAGGCTAACGCGCGGACCATCAGCGCAGCGGACACGCTGCTGCAGGAGACGGTTAACCTCGGGCGTTAG
- a CDS encoding flagellar hook capping protein, with amino-acid sequence MNIVGMYRANVLGNLSPTPAQRRAAAQQITATLRTRLLGHAAVDPAPATAAKAAGVGTSAKASTAASEDLDTDAFLQLLMEQIRNQDPLEPMDNDEMLAQLAQFASLEQMNNLNDSFQTLAYQVAFLTGNIDQLNFISAQGMIGRYVEGVNLEGEEVKGIVESVTLDGSIVVLTVDGEPLPMTGVMLVADEAPPEEPPPEAPPEEPPPEEPPPGDES; translated from the coding sequence ATGAACATTGTAGGTATGTACAGAGCGAACGTGCTGGGCAATCTCTCGCCCACGCCCGCGCAACGCCGTGCGGCGGCGCAGCAGATTACGGCTACGCTGCGCACGCGCTTGCTCGGCCACGCGGCGGTGGACCCTGCCCCAGCCACGGCGGCCAAGGCGGCCGGTGTGGGCACGTCCGCCAAGGCGTCCACGGCGGCAAGCGAAGACCTGGATACGGATGCGTTTCTGCAATTGTTGATGGAACAAATCCGCAACCAGGATCCGCTGGAGCCGATGGACAACGACGAGATGCTCGCGCAGTTGGCGCAATTCGCTTCGCTGGAGCAGATGAACAACCTGAACGACAGTTTCCAGACCCTTGCGTACCAGGTGGCATTTCTGACCGGTAATATCGATCAGCTCAATTTCATCTCGGCGCAAGGCATGATCGGGCGCTATGTCGAGGGCGTGAATCTCGAAGGCGAGGAGGTCAAGGGCATTGTCGAGTCGGTTACGCTGGACGGCAGCATCGTCGTGTTGACCGTCGATGGCGAGCCGCTGCCGATGACGGGCGTGATGCTGGTCGCGGACGAGGCGCCGCCAGAAGAGCCCCCGCCAGAGGCGCCGCCAGAAGAGCCCCCGCCAGAAGAGCCCCCGCCGGGAGACGAGTCATGA
- a CDS encoding flagellar hook-length control protein FliK — protein MTLSFVEMLAALPQAGAAPQANGPGAGGPLDAGLFLQAMAEARELASQELAAAAMLGTVLASQTTQPASAAGGPVAAEDAGGDAGAEAVEFSTEHVTLKLLEAQLALLLGIQAGAAHVPGRNTAAPNAATPDPATEPGGMDAFPPPVTPARAVADVLVLLARAVAGETAHPNAVPEAVSQGFGAPIAGRETPVVQQPPDSLATVMACAGGNPPQPGRAMPEAAPKAQPGSVVPASEAAVESTGAQAPVLPEQYAAAPVAAEGSAEPLPEEAVLAVKTLRWAVRATVTQRGRASPQQERAALASPESSATAARVSSGSDPAVAAISMEGGRLESLPGPRPAGADTFLGNHQPLRETAFRALADQAVRNVRILAGSGETSLTVRLVPESLGEMRIEVHATGDGLAVRMASASPAVRGALEAQAQSLRDALQRDGVDVSHIEVAADLARQGGQRPADDGKAQRPFLLNRPDTAYRGWRYERAADDASPLRRASRHQGMVDLFV, from the coding sequence ATGACTTTGTCTTTTGTCGAAATGCTTGCGGCCCTGCCGCAAGCCGGGGCCGCCCCGCAAGCGAATGGCCCGGGAGCGGGGGGTCCGCTTGACGCCGGGCTCTTCCTCCAGGCGATGGCGGAAGCGCGGGAGCTTGCGTCGCAGGAACTCGCTGCGGCGGCGATGTTGGGGACCGTCCTCGCGTCCCAGACCACGCAACCGGCCTCTGCAGCGGGTGGTCCCGTTGCCGCGGAGGACGCGGGCGGCGATGCCGGTGCGGAGGCCGTGGAATTCTCCACGGAGCATGTGACGCTGAAGCTTCTGGAGGCCCAACTCGCGCTTCTATTGGGCATCCAGGCAGGAGCCGCGCATGTTCCGGGACGAAACACGGCTGCGCCAAATGCGGCAACTCCGGATCCGGCCACGGAACCCGGCGGCATGGATGCATTCCCACCGCCGGTGACCCCGGCCCGTGCTGTTGCTGACGTGCTCGTCCTCTTGGCGCGGGCGGTTGCAGGCGAGACGGCACACCCGAACGCAGTGCCTGAAGCGGTTTCTCAAGGTTTCGGTGCGCCCATCGCGGGGCGGGAGACGCCTGTCGTCCAACAGCCGCCCGATTCTCTGGCTACGGTAATGGCATGCGCCGGTGGGAACCCTCCGCAGCCCGGGCGGGCAATGCCAGAAGCTGCGCCCAAGGCGCAGCCAGGGAGTGTTGTCCCCGCGAGCGAAGCGGCCGTGGAATCCACCGGGGCGCAGGCGCCTGTTCTTCCGGAACAGTACGCCGCGGCACCCGTCGCGGCTGAGGGGTCTGCTGAACCGTTGCCGGAGGAAGCCGTTCTGGCTGTGAAGACGCTGCGGTGGGCCGTCAGGGCCACCGTGACGCAACGGGGCCGGGCCTCGCCCCAGCAGGAACGGGCCGCGCTTGCCAGCCCGGAGAGCAGCGCCACGGCCGCAAGGGTGTCGAGCGGCTCGGATCCGGCAGTTGCCGCGATTTCCATGGAAGGCGGCCGTCTGGAGTCCTTACCGGGCCCGCGACCGGCCGGCGCGGACACCTTCCTGGGAAACCATCAGCCGTTGCGTGAGACGGCCTTTCGCGCGTTGGCTGACCAGGCAGTGCGCAATGTCCGTATCCTTGCCGGCAGCGGGGAGACATCCCTGACTGTAAGGCTGGTTCCGGAATCGCTCGGCGAGATGCGCATCGAGGTGCATGCCACGGGCGATGGCCTCGCGGTGCGCATGGCCTCGGCAAGTCCCGCCGTGCGCGGCGCGCTCGAAGCACAGGCTCAGTCCCTGCGCGATGCGCTGCAGCGCGACGGAGTGGACGTGAGCCACATCGAGGTAGCGGCGGACCTGGCGCGGCAAGGCGGTCAGCGGCCGGCGGATGACGGGAAGGCGCAGCGCCCGTTCTTGCTCAACCGTCCCGATACGGCGTATCGCGGTTGGCGCTATGAAAGGGCGGCGGACGATGCTTCTCCGCTTCGGCGTGCATCGCGGCATCAAGGGATGGTTGACCTCTTCGTGTGA
- a CDS encoding flagellar FliJ family protein yields MPSRKPGHFATLLRVRKRVEELKSQALGATRRRLHDAVKDRASIGDEQRDTLARAGALLEEEFDASDVRRYYQYERHLARLAVQKDAEIRALERTAAAQRKELEEALKRRRVAEKLEERTAAVYQDYVRKEEQKALDELASSHAAAKRGPGRAARGK; encoded by the coding sequence GTGCCGTCGCGCAAACCGGGACATTTTGCGACGCTTCTGAGGGTGCGCAAGCGCGTCGAGGAATTGAAGTCCCAGGCGCTCGGCGCCACGCGCAGGCGCCTGCACGACGCAGTCAAGGACCGCGCAAGTATCGGCGATGAGCAACGCGATACTCTGGCGAGGGCCGGTGCGCTTCTGGAAGAAGAGTTCGACGCCAGCGACGTGCGGCGCTATTATCAGTACGAACGGCATCTTGCCCGGCTGGCCGTGCAGAAGGACGCGGAAATCCGCGCGCTTGAACGCACCGCGGCCGCGCAGCGCAAGGAACTCGAGGAAGCCCTGAAACGGCGGCGCGTCGCGGAGAAGCTCGAAGAGCGCACGGCGGCCGTCTACCAGGACTATGTGCGCAAGGAGGAGCAGAAAGCCTTGGACGAACTGGCGTCCAGCCATGCGGCGGCCAAGCGCGGGCCTGGCCGCGCCGCGCGGGGGAAGTAA
- a CDS encoding FliI/YscN family ATPase produces the protein MAAIDLHRFHERLDAAAPLSAYGKVVDVFGLTIQATGPHMNIGDLCFVVPADNGRTSGGPPRRIPVEVVGFRDGRILLMPLSDTRGIGPSSLLIPTFRPQMVCVGPELLGRVTDSMGAPLDGGPPPRWVAQAPLRTTAPHPLRRRRITEPIVTGIRAIDSCLTCGKGQRVGIMSGSGIGKSKLIGMIARNTNADVNVIALIGERGREVRDFIEGDLGEEGLARSVVVVATSDGPALQRLNGAFAATSIAEWFRDQGADVMLMMDSVTRFAMAQREVGLAVGEPPTTKGYPPSVYAALPKLLERAGMSEQGSITGFYAVLVEADDLNDPVGDAVRSILDGHVALSRDLAARGQYPAVDVLQSVSRTMIDVTGESHQDLAARIRGVLATYRDAEDLVNIGAYASGSNPEIDRALRLMPGVRAFLKQGLYERFDFAGIEAHMRAALGEP, from the coding sequence ATGGCCGCCATCGACCTCCACCGGTTTCATGAACGCTTGGACGCCGCGGCTCCGCTCTCCGCCTATGGGAAGGTCGTGGACGTTTTCGGTCTGACAATCCAGGCCACCGGGCCGCACATGAACATCGGCGACCTCTGCTTTGTGGTCCCCGCGGACAACGGGCGCACTTCCGGCGGGCCGCCCCGGCGTATTCCTGTCGAGGTCGTGGGGTTCCGCGACGGGCGGATTCTGTTGATGCCCCTCAGCGACACCCGCGGTATCGGACCCAGCAGTCTGCTGATTCCCACGTTTCGCCCCCAGATGGTCTGCGTGGGGCCCGAGTTGCTGGGCCGCGTCACGGACAGCATGGGCGCGCCGCTGGACGGCGGGCCCCCGCCCCGTTGGGTGGCGCAGGCGCCCCTGCGCACCACGGCGCCCCATCCGTTGCGCCGCCGACGTATCACCGAACCGATCGTGACGGGCATTCGCGCGATTGATTCCTGTCTCACCTGTGGCAAGGGACAGCGCGTGGGCATCATGTCGGGCAGCGGCATTGGAAAGAGCAAGCTCATTGGCATGATCGCCCGCAATACGAACGCGGACGTCAACGTAATCGCGCTGATCGGCGAGCGCGGACGGGAGGTGCGAGATTTTATCGAAGGGGACCTTGGCGAGGAAGGGCTCGCGCGTTCCGTGGTTGTTGTGGCCACGTCGGACGGGCCGGCGCTCCAGCGCCTGAACGGCGCCTTCGCGGCCACCTCAATTGCGGAATGGTTCCGCGACCAGGGCGCCGATGTCATGCTGATGATGGACTCGGTGACGCGGTTCGCCATGGCGCAGCGCGAAGTCGGCCTCGCGGTGGGCGAACCGCCGACGACCAAGGGCTACCCGCCTTCCGTATACGCCGCGCTCCCGAAACTGCTCGAGCGGGCCGGCATGTCGGAACAGGGCAGCATCACGGGCTTTTACGCCGTATTGGTCGAAGCGGACGACCTCAATGACCCCGTAGGTGATGCCGTGCGCAGCATTCTGGATGGTCATGTGGCGCTTTCGCGCGATCTCGCCGCGCGCGGACAATACCCCGCCGTGGATGTGCTGCAGAGCGTCAGCAGGACGATGATCGACGTTACGGGCGAGTCGCACCAGGATCTGGCGGCGCGTATCCGGGGCGTATTGGCGACCTATCGCGACGCGGAAGACTTGGTGAACATCGGCGCGTACGCGTCCGGCAGCAATCCTGAGATTGACCGTGCGTTACGGCTCATGCCCGGCGTGAGGGCTTTCCTCAAGCAGGGCCTGTACGAACGCTTTGACTTCGCCGGCATCGAAGCGCACATGCGCGCCGCGCTTGGGGAGCCGTAA
- the fliG gene encoding flagellar motor switch protein FliG: MDGRRKVAILLASLGPENASRILSHMSDEEIEQITLDLSSLGVVEPDVRQRVVEEFFQMAVGRRFLTQGGIEFARDLLEKTFGSEKAFDILNRLQTSLQEVPFQFLKKADPAQISSFIQDEHPQTISLILAHLAPQTAAIVISALPQNVQGEVVMRIATMDRTPPEIVREVERVLERKMAAVFSQGFTFAGGVKDVAEILNRVERSTEKSIMSELGERDPQLADEIARLMFTFEDVVNVEDSGIQKTLREIETKDLALALKTANEEVQNKIFRNMSERAREMIKEEIDFMGPVRLRNVEEAQQKIVSVIRRLEEAGEIMIQGRGGADEDEILV; the protein is encoded by the coding sequence CTGGACGGACGGAGGAAGGTGGCCATTCTGCTGGCCAGTCTCGGCCCGGAAAACGCCAGCCGTATCCTGAGCCACATGAGCGACGAGGAAATCGAGCAGATCACGCTGGACCTCTCCAGTCTCGGGGTGGTTGAGCCCGACGTGCGGCAGCGCGTGGTAGAAGAGTTTTTCCAGATGGCGGTGGGACGGCGTTTTCTCACGCAGGGCGGCATCGAATTCGCCCGCGACCTGCTGGAGAAGACCTTCGGTTCGGAAAAAGCGTTTGACATTCTGAACCGCTTGCAGACCAGCCTGCAGGAAGTGCCCTTTCAGTTCTTGAAAAAGGCGGACCCCGCCCAGATATCGAGCTTTATCCAAGACGAACATCCCCAGACTATTTCCCTGATCCTGGCTCACCTGGCGCCGCAGACCGCCGCCATCGTCATCTCGGCGCTGCCACAAAACGTCCAGGGCGAAGTCGTGATGCGCATCGCGACCATGGATCGCACGCCCCCGGAGATCGTCCGGGAAGTGGAACGGGTTCTGGAACGCAAGATGGCCGCGGTGTTCAGCCAGGGATTCACCTTCGCGGGCGGCGTGAAGGACGTTGCCGAAATACTCAACCGCGTCGAACGTTCCACGGAGAAGAGCATCATGTCCGAGTTGGGGGAAAGGGACCCCCAGCTGGCGGACGAGATTGCGCGTCTCATGTTCACCTTTGAAGACGTGGTGAACGTGGAAGACAGCGGCATTCAGAAGACATTGCGGGAGATTGAGACCAAGGACCTCGCGCTCGCGCTCAAGACGGCGAACGAAGAGGTGCAGAACAAGATCTTCCGCAACATGTCCGAGCGCGCACGAGAAATGATTAAGGAAGAAATCGATTTCATGGGCCCGGTGCGCCTTCGCAATGTCGAGGAAGCGCAGCAGAAAATTGTCAGCGTTATCCGACGGCTCGAAGAGGCTGGCGAAATCATGATCCAGGGCCGCGGCGGCGCCGACGAAGACGAAATCCTCGTATAA
- the fliF gene encoding flagellar M-ring protein FliF, with product MDFLRQLAAGVAATWRQLSLSARVNVALWGIAAAAIIVFIVVVGSRPQYVTLTENVDSKDIGAIRTLLDDEGISNRLRESGRAIEVPMQSLSDARLLLAENDLPIDRGRSPGFELFNEADLMTNRYLQDVQFMRALQGELEAILNDFEFIEYSRVIIREARDELFRRDEQPAEALVTLQANRRLNPAEIKGILNLVAQGGGPNLDKDHITIMTTAGEVLASPPDSKFASVANSKREYIVELEREREARVLESFREMGVRATVRVSAVVDFDEKEILEEKAEEGPVISSYTTSTTSTTTDEPPEGAPGVTANIVETAASGGTRHEEETSETIENMEPSYTRTTTRSGPGNVIRYLVGLVVEGDYEESTDAQGTTTRTYVGLPEERKKTYSDLARMAVGDGEVETEVILHDHPFQVDAAVTAVAAQEALSQAGQRVWLDRIWLAAQVLLIGFGFWLIRTFLRRAVETTEEEETPGARAVKPAASPEDVRMQEVTEEVTRMSRDDPETVTALLRTWLLEEEE from the coding sequence GTGGATTTCTTGCGTCAGTTGGCGGCAGGCGTAGCCGCGACGTGGCGGCAATTGAGCCTCAGTGCGCGGGTGAATGTCGCGCTCTGGGGTATTGCGGCGGCGGCAATCATCGTTTTCATCGTGGTTGTGGGCAGCCGCCCGCAGTACGTCACCCTTACCGAGAACGTCGATTCGAAGGACATCGGCGCTATTCGCACGCTTCTGGATGACGAGGGCATCTCGAATCGGCTCCGCGAGAGCGGGCGCGCCATTGAAGTGCCCATGCAGTCGCTGAGCGACGCACGTCTTCTGCTGGCTGAAAACGATTTGCCGATCGACCGCGGGCGTTCCCCCGGCTTTGAACTCTTCAATGAAGCCGACCTCATGACGAACCGCTACCTCCAGGACGTGCAGTTCATGCGTGCGCTCCAAGGCGAATTGGAGGCGATCCTGAACGACTTTGAGTTCATCGAGTATTCCCGCGTCATCATCCGGGAAGCTCGCGACGAACTGTTCCGGCGTGACGAGCAGCCCGCCGAAGCGCTGGTGACACTGCAGGCGAACCGGCGCCTGAACCCCGCGGAAATTAAGGGCATTCTAAACCTCGTCGCCCAAGGCGGCGGTCCGAATCTGGACAAGGACCACATCACCATCATGACGACGGCGGGCGAGGTATTGGCTTCGCCGCCGGACAGCAAGTTCGCGTCGGTCGCGAACTCGAAACGCGAATACATCGTCGAACTGGAACGCGAGCGTGAAGCGCGCGTACTCGAGAGTTTCCGGGAGATGGGGGTTCGCGCAACCGTGCGGGTGAGCGCGGTTGTGGACTTCGACGAAAAGGAGATTCTTGAAGAGAAAGCGGAGGAAGGCCCGGTCATCAGCTCGTACACGACCTCGACGACCTCGACAACGACGGACGAGCCGCCGGAAGGCGCGCCCGGCGTCACGGCCAATATCGTGGAAACCGCCGCGAGCGGGGGCACGCGTCACGAGGAGGAGACGTCGGAAACCATTGAGAACATGGAGCCCTCCTACACGCGCACGACGACGCGGAGCGGGCCCGGGAACGTGATAAGATACTTGGTGGGCCTTGTGGTCGAGGGCGATTACGAAGAGAGCACGGATGCGCAGGGCACGACGACGCGAACCTATGTCGGGTTGCCGGAAGAGCGGAAGAAGACCTATAGTGATTTGGCCCGCATGGCGGTCGGTGACGGCGAAGTGGAGACGGAAGTGATCCTACATGATCACCCGTTCCAGGTCGACGCGGCCGTGACGGCGGTGGCGGCGCAGGAAGCGCTGAGCCAGGCGGGGCAACGGGTTTGGCTGGACCGAATCTGGCTTGCCGCGCAGGTGCTCTTGATCGGCTTCGGATTCTGGCTGATCCGCACGTTCTTGCGGCGGGCCGTCGAGACGACGGAAGAGGAAGAAACACCGGGAGCCCGGGCCGTGAAACCGGCGGCGTCCCCCGAGGACGTGCGAATGCAGGAAGTGACCGAGGAAGTCACGCGGATGTCCCGGGACGACCCTGAAACGGTTACGGCGCTGTTGCGCACGTGGTTGCTGGAAGAGGAGGAATAG
- the fliE gene encoding flagellar hook-basal body complex protein FliE: protein MDKPVRPVDLGLRRLEVEATRLRQAPLRPRGAEEVSFKDMLAGALAEVRNLQVEADNTIKKLAAGEITDVTEAMVAVEKADLAFQTMMTVRNKVVTAYEEIMRMQV, encoded by the coding sequence GTGGATAAGCCCGTCCGGCCAGTTGACTTAGGGTTGCGCCGCCTTGAAGTCGAGGCGACGCGGCTTCGTCAGGCGCCCTTGCGCCCTCGAGGCGCCGAAGAGGTCTCCTTCAAGGACATGCTCGCGGGTGCGCTTGCTGAAGTCCGCAATCTGCAGGTAGAAGCAGACAATACGATTAAGAAACTCGCCGCAGGCGAGATTACCGACGTTACCGAGGCCATGGTGGCGGTGGAGAAGGCCGATTTGGCGTTTCAGACTATGATGACCGTGCGCAATAAAGTCGTCACGGCCTATGAAGAGATTATGCGGATGCAGGTGTGA